One Diospyros lotus cultivar Yz01 chromosome 1, ASM1463336v1, whole genome shotgun sequence genomic window carries:
- the LOC127788963 gene encoding uncharacterized protein LOC127788963 — MALRATISRAGSSNAAPAERRRRRPRILELGRRSLLLSSTAAAASLQSNNNESGRTELLKRYLKKSEENKAKNDKERLDSYYKRNYKDYFDFVEGSLKGKKEPLTESEKGILDWLRSNK; from the exons atGGCTCTAAGAGCAACTATAAGCAGAGCTGGTTCATCTAATGCAGCACCGgctgaaagaagaagaagaagaccaaggATACTGGAATTGGGAAGAAGGAGCCTCCTCCTATCATCAACTGCAGCTGCTGCTTCTTTGCAATCCAATAATAATGAGTCCGGGAGGACTGAGCTTCTTAAGA GGTATCTGAAGAAATCAGAAGAAAACAAGGCCAAGAATGACAAAGAG AGATTGGACAGTTATTACAAGCGAAACTACAAGGATTACTTCGATTTTGTGGAAGGTTCTCTCAAGGGGAAGAAAGAGCCGCTCACTGAATCAGAGAAGGGAATTCTTGATTGGCTTCGAAGTAACAAATGA